The sequence TCTTGACCTCGGCGATGACCACCAGCTGCTCACCACCGTCACCGGCGACCGGCACCGCGGCGACGCGACCCCCGGTGAGCTCCTGCACGGTGGCCTCGATGTCATCGGGGTAGTGATTTCGGCCGTCGACGATCAACAGGTCCTTGATACGCCCGACCACCAGCAGCTCGCCGTCGTGGATGACGCCCAGGTCGCCGGTGCGCAACCACGGCCCCACCGGTGTGCCGGCGGACGGAGACTCGAGGTGCCCGCCGAAGGTGCGCTCGGTGGCCTCCGCGTTGTGCCAGTAACCGCCGGCGACGTTGGGCCCGTGCACCCAGATCTCCCCGACGCGCCCGTCCGGGTTCTCGGTGTGCACCTCGGGGTCGACGATCCGCACCGTGCAGGCCCGCGGAGCGCCGATGCTGACCAGCTCGGCCCCGCCCGGACCGGCCTGCGCAGTGCCGGCCACCAGTTTCTCGTAGTCGAGCCGGACCGTCACCGGACGGTTCGCGCGCGGCGCCGAGGCGACGTAGACCATTGCCTCGGCCAGCCCGTACGACGGTGCCAGTGCACTGGCGGGCAGATTGAAGCGGGTGAAGCGGTCGGTGAAACGGCGGATCGTCGCCGCGTGGATGCGCTCGCTGCCGCTCAAGATGGTGTGCACGCTCCCCAAGTCGAGACCGGCCATGTCCTCATCGGTGGTCCGGCGCGCGGCCAGTTCGAACGCGAAATTGGGTCCGGCGGTGAACGCACAGGAGTTGGTGGCCAGCTGTTGGATCCATCGGGACGGCTTCTGCAGGAACGCTATCGGGCTCATCACCACCGAGTGGCGGCCCAGCAAGACGGCTCCCATCACACCGAGCAGCAGACCCATGTCGTGGTAAAAGGGCAGCCAGGACACCAGCGTGGTGTCCGGCGGTGGCGCTCCCCCGTCGTCGCCGAAGTAGTCCGCGATCACCTGCTCGATGTTGGCGAACACGTTGCGGTGCGACACCACGACGCCCCTCGGCGAGCCGGTTGACCCGGAAGTGTATTGCAGCAGTGCGGTTTTCGTCGTCAACGCACCGGTCCCGCGCCAGGAGACAGGGGCGTCGAGATCGATCAGATCCACCTCGATGATCGCGGGCGAACTTCCGCCGACAGCGCTGACGCAGCCGTGGATGTCGCCGGCGACCGCCGACGTGGTGAGAACCACCGCCGGTGCGCAGTCTTTCAACGCCGCGGTGACTCGCTCGTCGTGGCTGCCGAACGCCGGTACCGGCAACGGCACCACGATGCAGCCCGCCTCCATCGCACCGAAGAAGCCGGCGATGTACTCGAGGCCTTGCGGCGCGAGCAGCGCGACGCGGTCACCCGGCGAGGCAACCGCGGCCACTTCCACGGCGACGGCCTGTGTGCGCGCCAAAATCCGGGACCACGTCAACGTGTCGGCGTAACCGGCCGGATCGACCTCGTAGTCGATATAGGTGAACGCCGGCCGGTCAGGCCACTGCTGAGCACGTTCACGCAGCAACGCCGGTATTGATTGCCCCCACGACAACATTTGGTATCCCCCCAGATACGTATGTGATTTTTCCCCCGCCGACGCACCACCCCCCGGTCGTCGGCTACGCCGGAACCTACTCTTCCGCGCCTGGCATTACCAGGTACTGGCCCGCAACACGATCTCCATCGCCAGTTGTGCGGTGAATTCCTGGGCGCTGCGCCGCCCGGGCAGCATCACCAGGCGATGTTCGCCGTAGACAAACCGTTGGCTGGCGTTGGCCACCGCTGCCGTGGCCCGGGAACTGACCAGAACGGTGGTGTTGATCTCCACCGGAGGGCAGCGCTCGTCACGGATCACGCCGCTGAGATCCGGCGCGCGCGGATGGCCCCGGTCGAGCGCCACCAGACCGGTGAAGCGGTCCGGGCGCGTCGCCGCGAGTTCCCAGGCATTGTCCGCGCCGGTGCGGTCGCCCACCAGAACGCCGCACTGCACGCCCAGCGAATCGAGAATGCCGATCACCGACTTGGGTGTCAGACGCGGATCTGCGCCGATCACGATGGTTCGCAGGGAGGCGGTGTGCAACCGCTGGCAGACCGCGTCGTAGGCGGTGAGGGGGTGCTGCGCCGCAGCAAGCACGACGACGACGGGCCCGTTTTGCGGACCTGCCACATCGACCGGGATCGGGAACCCGTCGATGGTCATCATCGTGCCCGGCATTTGCGCCACGCTACAGCCCATCGGGCGGCACGGGGCGATTTTGGCGGGCCCCTCAGCGGCTCAACAGACTGTGCCTCAACAGCGGCCAGCCGGAAGTCACGGCAGGGTGAGGATCTCGGCTCCGTCGTCCGTCACCACCAGGGTGTGTTCGAACTGGGCGCTCCACTGTCCGTCGCTGGTGACCACCGTCCAGTCGTCGTCCCAGATGTCGTAGTCCAGGCTGCCGAGGTTGATCATCGGCTCGATGGTGAAGGTCATGCCCGGCTCGATGATGGTGTCGACTTCGGGCTGGTCGTAGTGCAGGATCACCAGACCGTTGTGGAAGGTCGGGCCGATCCCGTGGCCGGTGAAGTCGCGGACCACGTTGTAGCCGAACCGGTTCGCATAGGACTCGATGACCCGGCCGATCACCGACAGCGCGCGGCCGGGTTTCACCGCCTTGATGGCACGCATGGTGGCCTCGTGGGTGCGTTCGACCAGCAGCCGGTGTTCTTGTGAGACGTCACCGGCCAGGAAGGTGGCGTTGGTGTCGCCGTGCACTCCGTCGATGTACGCGGTGACGTCGATGTTGACGATGTCGCCGTCGGCGATCACCGTCGAGTCCGGGATGCCGTGACAGATGACTTCGTTGAGCGACGTGCAGCACGACTTGGGAAAACCCTTGTAACCCAACGTCGAGGGGTAAGCGCCGTGGTCGACCATGAACTCGTGGGCGATGCGATCCAGCTCATCGGTGGTCACACCGGGCGCCACGGCCTTGCCCGCCTCGGCAAGCGCACCCGCCGCGATCCGGCTTGCCACCCGCATCTTCTCGATCACCTCAGGCGTCTGCACCCAGGGCTCGGACCCCTCGGCGGCCGTGGCGCGGCCGACGTATTCCGGACGCGGGATGGAGCGGGGCACCGGCAGCGTCGGAGACAGCACGCCAGGGGAAAGTGGGGCACGAACGGGCATTACGCCAGCTTAACGGAGCTGGTCAGCGCCGCCAGCGGAGCTTGCGCCGTGGGCCCCTGATGTCCACCGAGCCGCACACCACCCGCCCGGTCAACACCAGGTGCGGGGCTCCTTCGGCGGGCGGGTCGGGGCGACGGTCCCGGGCGCTGCCGCCGTAGACCTCGACGTCGTCGATCGAGGCACTGGCGCCGTCGGGCAGGCGGATGTCGACCGAGCCGAATCGCATGTCGAGCTCGATGACGACGACCGGCCCGGCGAACCGCGCCTTGGTGAGGTCGAGGTCAACCGAGCCCAGGCGCCGCACCAATGCCAGCCGGGTCGGCACGATCCATTCCCCGTGCCGCTTGAGCGAGCCGGCCCAGCCACGCAGCTCGACGCGGTCGGCCGCCGAGGTGACGATGGCGCGCGGTCCGGGCAGGTCACCGATCAGGGTGTCGAGGTCCGAGCGCATCCGCGCCTGCGACACCTGCGCCGCGCGCTCCTCGAACTCCCCGATGTCGATCAACCCGAGGGAGACGGCATTGTGCAGGCGCCGCAGGGTGCCGTTGCGGTCCGCATCCGAGATACGCAAGGCCACGTCGGCCATGTCGTCGCTGAGACCCGTCATGGCTTCTCAATTTACGCCGCTACAGCAGGAAGTTGTCCGGCAGCGAGTCGAACATCACCTTGGTCATCCGAACCGCGTACTGCGAGCTGCCGCCACCGACGATCAGCGACGCGAAGGCCATGTCGCCCCGATATCCGGCGAACCAGGAGTGCGAACCACCGGCGAATTCGGCCTCTCCGGTCTTGCCGTAGACCGGGC is a genomic window of Mycolicibacter heraklionensis containing:
- a CDS encoding AMP-binding protein — translated: MLSWGQSIPALLRERAQQWPDRPAFTYIDYEVDPAGYADTLTWSRILARTQAVAVEVAAVASPGDRVALLAPQGLEYIAGFFGAMEAGCIVVPLPVPAFGSHDERVTAALKDCAPAVVLTTSAVAGDIHGCVSAVGGSSPAIIEVDLIDLDAPVSWRGTGALTTKTALLQYTSGSTGSPRGVVVSHRNVFANIEQVIADYFGDDGGAPPPDTTLVSWLPFYHDMGLLLGVMGAVLLGRHSVVMSPIAFLQKPSRWIQQLATNSCAFTAGPNFAFELAARRTTDEDMAGLDLGSVHTILSGSERIHAATIRRFTDRFTRFNLPASALAPSYGLAEAMVYVASAPRANRPVTVRLDYEKLVAGTAQAGPGGAELVSIGAPRACTVRIVDPEVHTENPDGRVGEIWVHGPNVAGGYWHNAEATERTFGGHLESPSAGTPVGPWLRTGDLGVIHDGELLVVGRIKDLLIVDGRNHYPDDIEATVQELTGGRVAAVPVAGDGGEQLVVIAEVKNRGNTVEEQLHRIAALKKDVAASVSRYHGVRVADLVLVAPGSLPITTSGKIRRSTCADCYRAAQFRRLETVD
- a CDS encoding alpha/beta fold hydrolase; this encodes MPGTMMTIDGFPIPVDVAGPQNGPVVVVLAAAQHPLTAYDAVCQRLHTASLRTIVIGADPRLTPKSVIGILDSLGVQCGVLVGDRTGADNAWELAATRPDRFTGLVALDRGHPRAPDLSGVIRDERCPPVEINTTVLVSSRATAAVANASQRFVYGEHRLVMLPGRRSAQEFTAQLAMEIVLRASTW
- a CDS encoding DUF1707 SHOCT-like domain-containing protein yields the protein MTGLSDDMADVALRISDADRNGTLRRLHNAVSLGLIDIGEFEERAAQVSQARMRSDLDTLIGDLPGPRAIVTSAADRVELRGWAGSLKRHGEWIVPTRLALVRRLGSVDLDLTKARFAGPVVVIELDMRFGSVDIRLPDGASASIDDVEVYGGSARDRRPDPPAEGAPHLVLTGRVVCGSVDIRGPRRKLRWRR
- the map gene encoding type I methionyl aminopeptidase, with amino-acid sequence MPVRAPLSPGVLSPTLPVPRSIPRPEYVGRATAAEGSEPWVQTPEVIEKMRVASRIAAGALAEAGKAVAPGVTTDELDRIAHEFMVDHGAYPSTLGYKGFPKSCCTSLNEVICHGIPDSTVIADGDIVNIDVTAYIDGVHGDTNATFLAGDVSQEHRLLVERTHEATMRAIKAVKPGRALSVIGRVIESYANRFGYNVVRDFTGHGIGPTFHNGLVILHYDQPEVDTIIEPGMTFTIEPMINLGSLDYDIWDDDWTVVTSDGQWSAQFEHTLVVTDDGAEILTLP